A DNA window from Helianthus annuus cultivar XRQ/B chromosome 15, HanXRQr2.0-SUNRISE, whole genome shotgun sequence contains the following coding sequences:
- the LOC110911110 gene encoding uncharacterized protein LOC110911110 isoform X1, which yields MAEILCSFNKDALTIKPPKKASFVLRLMLSAFAMACGIYICSICLKQMNLQNTNTFLLFEDFERPCYDTVVDRSQIPYLHYPKPKTFNRSECAGNPVRLFAIVSMQRSGSGWFETLLNSHVNVSSNGEIFGPKSRRDNASTIVKTLDKVYNLDWFTSSSKNECSAAIGFKWMLNQGLMQHPKEIIQYFNDRGVNVIFLFRRNMLRRLVSMLANVYDKEAKLLNGVHVSHVHSNEEASLLSKYKPKINVTSLKSDLRGMESTAVKALNYFNSTRHIIIYYEDLIKDPTQKLVEVEDFLKLPQMNLTSQQVKIHKGALSEHIENFDEVNKTLSGTAYEKFLQADY from the exons ATGGCGGAAATCCTCTGCTCATTCAATAAG GATGCTCTTACAATCAAACCTCCTAAAAAGGCTTCATTTGTGTTGAGATTAATGCTATCGGCGTTTGCTATGGCGTGTGGTATTTATATATGTTCGATCTGTTTGAAGCAGATGAACCTGCAAAACACGAATACGTTTTTATTATTTGAAGACTTTGAGAGGCCCTGTTACGACACTGTTGTTGATCGATCTCAAATCCCGTACTTgcactacccaaaaccaaaaaCTTTCAATAG GTCAGAATGTGCTGGAAATCCGGTGCGTTTATTTGCCATTGTATCCATGCAAAGATCTGGAAGTGGATGGTTTGAGACTTTGTTAAACAGTCATGTAAATGTGAGCTCGAATGGTGAGATTTTTGGTCCGAAAAGTCGGAGGGATAACGCTTCAACTATCGTTAAAACACTCGATAAAGTTTACAATTTGGATTGGTTTACAAGTTCTTCCAAGAACGAGTGTTCGGCTGCAATTGGCTTCAAATGGATGCTTAATCAG GGATTGATGCAACATCCAAAAGAGATTATACAATACTTCAACGATAGGGGCGTTAATGTAATTTTCCTTTTCCGGAGAAATATGTTGCGTAGATTGGTCTCAATGCTTGCAAATGTGTACGATAAAGAAGCCAAACTTCTAAACGGAGTCCATGTGTCTCACGTACACTCAAACGAAGAG GCTTCTTTACTTTCAAAATACAAGCCTAAAATCAACGTAACGTCCCTGAAATCGGATCTGAGAGGAATGGAATCGACCGCCGTAAAGGCACTCAACTACTTTAACAGCACTCGCCACATCATAATCTACTACGAAGATCTCATCAAAGACCCCACT CAGAAGCTCGTAGAAGTCGAAGACTTTCTGAAGCTGCCGCAAATGAATTTGACTAGTCAACAGGTGAAAATACACAAAGGGGCGTTATCAGAACACATAGAAAACTTTGATGAAGTCAACAAGACGCTCAGCGGAACAGCTTATGAGAAGTTTCTTCAAGCTGATTACTAA
- the LOC110911110 gene encoding uncharacterized protein LOC110911110 isoform X2, whose translation MAEILCSFNKDALTIKPPKKASFVLRLMLSAFAMACGIYICSICLKQMNLQNTNTFLLFEDFERPCYDTVVDRSQIPYLHYPKPKTFNRSECAGNPVRLFAIVSMQRSGSGWFETLLNSHVNVSSNGEIFGPKSRRDNASTIVKTLDKVYNLDWFTSSSKNECSAAIGFKWMLNQGLMQHPKEIIQYFNDRGVNVIFLFRRNMLRRLVSMLANVYDKEAKLLNGVHVSHVHSNEEASLLSKYKPKINVTSLKSDLRGMESTAVKALNYFNSTRHIIIYYEDLIKDPTKLVEVEDFLKLPQMNLTSQQVKIHKGALSEHIENFDEVNKTLSGTAYEKFLQADY comes from the exons ATGGCGGAAATCCTCTGCTCATTCAATAAG GATGCTCTTACAATCAAACCTCCTAAAAAGGCTTCATTTGTGTTGAGATTAATGCTATCGGCGTTTGCTATGGCGTGTGGTATTTATATATGTTCGATCTGTTTGAAGCAGATGAACCTGCAAAACACGAATACGTTTTTATTATTTGAAGACTTTGAGAGGCCCTGTTACGACACTGTTGTTGATCGATCTCAAATCCCGTACTTgcactacccaaaaccaaaaaCTTTCAATAG GTCAGAATGTGCTGGAAATCCGGTGCGTTTATTTGCCATTGTATCCATGCAAAGATCTGGAAGTGGATGGTTTGAGACTTTGTTAAACAGTCATGTAAATGTGAGCTCGAATGGTGAGATTTTTGGTCCGAAAAGTCGGAGGGATAACGCTTCAACTATCGTTAAAACACTCGATAAAGTTTACAATTTGGATTGGTTTACAAGTTCTTCCAAGAACGAGTGTTCGGCTGCAATTGGCTTCAAATGGATGCTTAATCAG GGATTGATGCAACATCCAAAAGAGATTATACAATACTTCAACGATAGGGGCGTTAATGTAATTTTCCTTTTCCGGAGAAATATGTTGCGTAGATTGGTCTCAATGCTTGCAAATGTGTACGATAAAGAAGCCAAACTTCTAAACGGAGTCCATGTGTCTCACGTACACTCAAACGAAGAG GCTTCTTTACTTTCAAAATACAAGCCTAAAATCAACGTAACGTCCCTGAAATCGGATCTGAGAGGAATGGAATCGACCGCCGTAAAGGCACTCAACTACTTTAACAGCACTCGCCACATCATAATCTACTACGAAGATCTCATCAAAGACCCCACT AAGCTCGTAGAAGTCGAAGACTTTCTGAAGCTGCCGCAAATGAATTTGACTAGTCAACAGGTGAAAATACACAAAGGGGCGTTATCAGAACACATAGAAAACTTTGATGAAGTCAACAAGACGCTCAGCGGAACAGCTTATGAGAAGTTTCTTCAAGCTGATTACTAA
- the LOC110911110 gene encoding uncharacterized protein LOC110911110 isoform X3 gives MDALTIKPPKKASFVLRLMLSAFAMACGIYICSICLKQMNLQNTNTFLLFEDFERPCYDTVVDRSQIPYLHYPKPKTFNRSECAGNPVRLFAIVSMQRSGSGWFETLLNSHVNVSSNGEIFGPKSRRDNASTIVKTLDKVYNLDWFTSSSKNECSAAIGFKWMLNQGLMQHPKEIIQYFNDRGVNVIFLFRRNMLRRLVSMLANVYDKEAKLLNGVHVSHVHSNEEASLLSKYKPKINVTSLKSDLRGMESTAVKALNYFNSTRHIIIYYEDLIKDPTQKLVEVEDFLKLPQMNLTSQQVKIHKGALSEHIENFDEVNKTLSGTAYEKFLQADY, from the exons ATG GATGCTCTTACAATCAAACCTCCTAAAAAGGCTTCATTTGTGTTGAGATTAATGCTATCGGCGTTTGCTATGGCGTGTGGTATTTATATATGTTCGATCTGTTTGAAGCAGATGAACCTGCAAAACACGAATACGTTTTTATTATTTGAAGACTTTGAGAGGCCCTGTTACGACACTGTTGTTGATCGATCTCAAATCCCGTACTTgcactacccaaaaccaaaaaCTTTCAATAG GTCAGAATGTGCTGGAAATCCGGTGCGTTTATTTGCCATTGTATCCATGCAAAGATCTGGAAGTGGATGGTTTGAGACTTTGTTAAACAGTCATGTAAATGTGAGCTCGAATGGTGAGATTTTTGGTCCGAAAAGTCGGAGGGATAACGCTTCAACTATCGTTAAAACACTCGATAAAGTTTACAATTTGGATTGGTTTACAAGTTCTTCCAAGAACGAGTGTTCGGCTGCAATTGGCTTCAAATGGATGCTTAATCAG GGATTGATGCAACATCCAAAAGAGATTATACAATACTTCAACGATAGGGGCGTTAATGTAATTTTCCTTTTCCGGAGAAATATGTTGCGTAGATTGGTCTCAATGCTTGCAAATGTGTACGATAAAGAAGCCAAACTTCTAAACGGAGTCCATGTGTCTCACGTACACTCAAACGAAGAG GCTTCTTTACTTTCAAAATACAAGCCTAAAATCAACGTAACGTCCCTGAAATCGGATCTGAGAGGAATGGAATCGACCGCCGTAAAGGCACTCAACTACTTTAACAGCACTCGCCACATCATAATCTACTACGAAGATCTCATCAAAGACCCCACT CAGAAGCTCGTAGAAGTCGAAGACTTTCTGAAGCTGCCGCAAATGAATTTGACTAGTCAACAGGTGAAAATACACAAAGGGGCGTTATCAGAACACATAGAAAACTTTGATGAAGTCAACAAGACGCTCAGCGGAACAGCTTATGAGAAGTTTCTTCAAGCTGATTACTAA
- the LOC110911110 gene encoding uncharacterized protein LOC110911110 isoform X4 — protein MLSAFAMACGIYICSICLKQMNLQNTNTFLLFEDFERPCYDTVVDRSQIPYLHYPKPKTFNRSECAGNPVRLFAIVSMQRSGSGWFETLLNSHVNVSSNGEIFGPKSRRDNASTIVKTLDKVYNLDWFTSSSKNECSAAIGFKWMLNQGLMQHPKEIIQYFNDRGVNVIFLFRRNMLRRLVSMLANVYDKEAKLLNGVHVSHVHSNEEASLLSKYKPKINVTSLKSDLRGMESTAVKALNYFNSTRHIIIYYEDLIKDPTQKLVEVEDFLKLPQMNLTSQQVKIHKGALSEHIENFDEVNKTLSGTAYEKFLQADY, from the exons ATGCTATCGGCGTTTGCTATGGCGTGTGGTATTTATATATGTTCGATCTGTTTGAAGCAGATGAACCTGCAAAACACGAATACGTTTTTATTATTTGAAGACTTTGAGAGGCCCTGTTACGACACTGTTGTTGATCGATCTCAAATCCCGTACTTgcactacccaaaaccaaaaaCTTTCAATAG GTCAGAATGTGCTGGAAATCCGGTGCGTTTATTTGCCATTGTATCCATGCAAAGATCTGGAAGTGGATGGTTTGAGACTTTGTTAAACAGTCATGTAAATGTGAGCTCGAATGGTGAGATTTTTGGTCCGAAAAGTCGGAGGGATAACGCTTCAACTATCGTTAAAACACTCGATAAAGTTTACAATTTGGATTGGTTTACAAGTTCTTCCAAGAACGAGTGTTCGGCTGCAATTGGCTTCAAATGGATGCTTAATCAG GGATTGATGCAACATCCAAAAGAGATTATACAATACTTCAACGATAGGGGCGTTAATGTAATTTTCCTTTTCCGGAGAAATATGTTGCGTAGATTGGTCTCAATGCTTGCAAATGTGTACGATAAAGAAGCCAAACTTCTAAACGGAGTCCATGTGTCTCACGTACACTCAAACGAAGAG GCTTCTTTACTTTCAAAATACAAGCCTAAAATCAACGTAACGTCCCTGAAATCGGATCTGAGAGGAATGGAATCGACCGCCGTAAAGGCACTCAACTACTTTAACAGCACTCGCCACATCATAATCTACTACGAAGATCTCATCAAAGACCCCACT CAGAAGCTCGTAGAAGTCGAAGACTTTCTGAAGCTGCCGCAAATGAATTTGACTAGTCAACAGGTGAAAATACACAAAGGGGCGTTATCAGAACACATAGAAAACTTTGATGAAGTCAACAAGACGCTCAGCGGAACAGCTTATGAGAAGTTTCTTCAAGCTGATTACTAA